In Dromaius novaehollandiae isolate bDroNov1 chromosome 2, bDroNov1.hap1, whole genome shotgun sequence, one DNA window encodes the following:
- the ARF1 gene encoding ADP-ribosylation factor 1 → MGNIFANLFKGLFGKKEMRILMVGLDAAGKTTILYKLKLGEIVTTIPTIGFNVETVEYKNISFTVWDVGGQDKIRPLWRHYFQNTQGLIFVVDSNDRERVNEAREELMRMLAEDELRDAVLLVFANKQDLPNAMNAAEITDKLGLHSLRHRNWYIQATCATSGDGLYEGLDWLSNQLRNQK, encoded by the exons ATGGGAAATATTTTTGCTAACCTCTTCAAAGGCCTTTTTGGCAAAAAAGAAATGCGTATTCTAATGGTTGGTCTGGATGCTGCGGGAAAGACTACTATTTTGTACAAACTTAAACTTGGTGAAATAGTAACTACTATTCCTACTATAG GTTTCAATGTGGAAACAGTAGAATACAAGAACATTAGCTTCACAGTGTGGGACGTAGGTGGCCAGGATAAGATCAGACCACTCTGGCGCCATTACTTCCAGAATACACAAG GTTTGATTTTTGTGGTTGACAGTAATGACAGAGAACGAGTGAATGAGGCCAGAGAAGAGCTTATGAGAATGTTGGCAGAAGATGAGCTTAGAGATGCCGTGTTATTAGTGTTTGCGAACAAACAG GACCTGCCGAATGCCATGAATGCAGCAGAAATCACAGACAAACTCGGACTGCATTCTCTTCGTCACAGGAACTGGTATATCCAGGCGACCTGTGCCACTAGCGGAGACGGTCTCTATGAAGGACTGGACTGGTTGTCCAATCAGCTCCGAAACCAGAAATGA